From Anopheles funestus chromosome 3RL, idAnoFuneDA-416_04, whole genome shotgun sequence, a single genomic window includes:
- the LOC125768170 gene encoding uncharacterized protein LOC125768170 isoform X1 has translation MNLRSWGAVQLALALAIVLVGTMVETLPQSSISVSKEQRNKPEAVENPGDDYNDDYDDDEDVPSQEKPEISDNALLGTNLLTKDYIEQARASEQVTLKCQVSNPTSTTIIMWYYNQKTLFQHMTKLTSDPRYTINPDFSLQIDNVQLADEGTYSCQVLPNKMSVNIELQLLTPPRDVHIMHGNKIINDTIEVHQRDRKFILLCSAGGHPTPLITWSYRGRHLDEENSRQFGIVLRKEFLDIHEVKPQHAGDYECMAQNGFGDPVSRTVTVIVKDESSDELEDDDMDASNVTAPLEKGSPIIHKHTSYINSAIGENVEVVCLYDSNPAPRKIQWLRDDEIVQQSAGQTTITNDHHNHHNRTRLTIRNIQQKDLKAYYCKIENELGEAISKTILGLQPGGAHLIYSNVSDGLLHTWWKIHSIQQISEMQVLYRGENTKYTPVTADISSYDQNTDGYTWTVRKSVRLPEGEWFVTARARNTEGWSSAESLPHQFQIRDAMDNIQVASIGGSSGAHRTLPALSTGGLVLLLLPFVKSLVY, from the exons CACTGCCACAGTCGAGTATAAGCGTATCGAAGGAGCAGCGCAACAAACCGGAAGCGGTTGAAAATCCGGGCGATGACTACAACGATGATTACGATGATGACGAGGATGTGCCATCGCAGGAAAAGCCGGAGATCAGTGACAATGCGCTGCTGGGGACGAATCTGCTGACCAAGGACTATATCGAACAGGCACGGGCAAGCGAACAGGTTACGCTCAAATGCCAAGTCAGCAATCCAACAa gtaccaccatcatcatgtgGTACTACAATCAGAAGACGCTCTTCCAGCACATGACTAAGCTGACGTCCGATCCCCGGTATACGATTAATCCGGACTTTTCGCTGCAAATCGATAACGTGCAGCTAGCGGACGAAGGTACCTATTCCTGCCAGGTACTGCCCAACAAAATGAGTGTCAACATTGAGCTGCAGTTGTTGAC ACCTCCACGAGATGTTCACATCATGCACGGTAATAAGATCATCAATGATACGATTGAAGTTCATCAGCGAGATCGCAAGTTTATTCTGCTGTGTTCTGCCGGAGGACATCCTACGCCATTGATCACCTGGTCTTATCGT GGACGACATCTGGATGAGGAAAATAGCCGTCAGTTTGGCATTGTGCTGCGTAAGGAGTTTTTGGACATCCACGAGGTAAAGCCTCAGCATGCCGGTGACTACGAATGTATGGCCCAGAACGGTTTCGGCGATCCAGTCAGCCGGACTGTGACGGTAATTGTAAAAG ATGAATCATCGGATGAGCTGGAGGACGATGATATGGATGCGTCCAATGTAACTGCACCGCTGGAGAAAG GTAGTCCAatcattcacaaacacaccagcTACATTAACAGTGCCATCGGGGAGAATGTTGAGGTCGTTTGTCTTTATGACAGCAATCCAGCTCCACGCAAAATCCAGTGGCTTCGGGATGATGAGATTGTTCAGCAATCAGCTGGCCAGACTACGATCACGAACGATCACCACAACCATCACAACCGTACCCGGCTCACTATTCGCAATATTCAGCAAAAGGACTTGAAGGCGTACTATTGCAAAATTGAG AATGAGCTGGGTGAAGCGATTTCCAAAACGATTCTTGGACTGCAACCAGGAGGAGCACATCTGATATACTCCAATGTCTCCGATGGATTGTTGCACACGTGGTGGAAAATACACAGTATTCAACAAATCTCCGAAATGCAGGTGCTCTACCGAGGAGAAAAT ACCAAATACACACCGGTAACGGCCGATATCTCCAGCTACGACCAAAACACTGATGGATACACCTGGAC ggTTCGCAAATCGGTCCGACTTCCGGAGGGCGAGTGGTTTGTGACGGCCCGGGCACGCAACACCGAGGGTTGGTCCAGTGCCGAAAGCCTACCGCATCAGTTCCAGATCCGTGACGCGATGGACAACATTCAGGTCGCTTCGATCGGTGGTTCCAGTGGTGCCCATCGGACACTTCCGGCACTATCGACCGGTGggctggtgctgttgctgttgccctTCGTTAAGTCACTAGTGTATTAA
- the LOC125768170 gene encoding neurotrimin-like isoform X2 yields MNLRSWGAVQLALALAIVLVGTMVETLPQSSISVSKEQRNKPEAVENPGDDYNDDYDDDEDVPSQEKPEISDNALLGTNLLTKDYIEQARASEQVTLKCQVSNPTSTTIIMWYYNQKTLFQHMTKLTSDPRYTINPDFSLQIDNVQLADEGTYSCQVLPNKMSVNIELQLLTPPRDVHIMHGNKIINDTIEVHQRDRKFILLCSAGGHPTPLITWSYRGRHLDEENSRQFGIVLRKEFLDIHEVKPQHAGDYECMAQNGFGDPVSRTVTVIVKGSPIIHKHTSYINSAIGENVEVVCLYDSNPAPRKIQWLRDDEIVQQSAGQTTITNDHHNHHNRTRLTIRNIQQKDLKAYYCKIENELGEAISKTILGLQPGGAHLIYSNVSDGLLHTWWKIHSIQQISEMQVLYRGENTKYTPVTADISSYDQNTDGYTWTVRKSVRLPEGEWFVTARARNTEGWSSAESLPHQFQIRDAMDNIQVASIGGSSGAHRTLPALSTGGLVLLLLPFVKSLVY; encoded by the exons CACTGCCACAGTCGAGTATAAGCGTATCGAAGGAGCAGCGCAACAAACCGGAAGCGGTTGAAAATCCGGGCGATGACTACAACGATGATTACGATGATGACGAGGATGTGCCATCGCAGGAAAAGCCGGAGATCAGTGACAATGCGCTGCTGGGGACGAATCTGCTGACCAAGGACTATATCGAACAGGCACGGGCAAGCGAACAGGTTACGCTCAAATGCCAAGTCAGCAATCCAACAa gtaccaccatcatcatgtgGTACTACAATCAGAAGACGCTCTTCCAGCACATGACTAAGCTGACGTCCGATCCCCGGTATACGATTAATCCGGACTTTTCGCTGCAAATCGATAACGTGCAGCTAGCGGACGAAGGTACCTATTCCTGCCAGGTACTGCCCAACAAAATGAGTGTCAACATTGAGCTGCAGTTGTTGAC ACCTCCACGAGATGTTCACATCATGCACGGTAATAAGATCATCAATGATACGATTGAAGTTCATCAGCGAGATCGCAAGTTTATTCTGCTGTGTTCTGCCGGAGGACATCCTACGCCATTGATCACCTGGTCTTATCGT GGACGACATCTGGATGAGGAAAATAGCCGTCAGTTTGGCATTGTGCTGCGTAAGGAGTTTTTGGACATCCACGAGGTAAAGCCTCAGCATGCCGGTGACTACGAATGTATGGCCCAGAACGGTTTCGGCGATCCAGTCAGCCGGACTGTGACGGTAATTGTAAAAG GTAGTCCAatcattcacaaacacaccagcTACATTAACAGTGCCATCGGGGAGAATGTTGAGGTCGTTTGTCTTTATGACAGCAATCCAGCTCCACGCAAAATCCAGTGGCTTCGGGATGATGAGATTGTTCAGCAATCAGCTGGCCAGACTACGATCACGAACGATCACCACAACCATCACAACCGTACCCGGCTCACTATTCGCAATATTCAGCAAAAGGACTTGAAGGCGTACTATTGCAAAATTGAG AATGAGCTGGGTGAAGCGATTTCCAAAACGATTCTTGGACTGCAACCAGGAGGAGCACATCTGATATACTCCAATGTCTCCGATGGATTGTTGCACACGTGGTGGAAAATACACAGTATTCAACAAATCTCCGAAATGCAGGTGCTCTACCGAGGAGAAAAT ACCAAATACACACCGGTAACGGCCGATATCTCCAGCTACGACCAAAACACTGATGGATACACCTGGAC ggTTCGCAAATCGGTCCGACTTCCGGAGGGCGAGTGGTTTGTGACGGCCCGGGCACGCAACACCGAGGGTTGGTCCAGTGCCGAAAGCCTACCGCATCAGTTCCAGATCCGTGACGCGATGGACAACATTCAGGTCGCTTCGATCGGTGGTTCCAGTGGTGCCCATCGGACACTTCCGGCACTATCGACCGGTGggctggtgctgttgctgttgccctTCGTTAAGTCACTAGTGTATTAA